One genomic window of Wolbachia endosymbiont (group B) of Eucosma cana includes the following:
- a CDS encoding phospholipid-binding protein MlaC, producing MNLIKFLTIFIVISSSAYANCIGHKTFVLAMKQQVDNTSMKGNRKNLEHVQEELLKIIQNNIDLKGISRFVIGKYWNLSTQKEKEEFLKEYEVYLARLCAKILYKYINNSEMIIMSTKAVDDETCLIGTRFSYGDEEFTNIDFKVTKSDSSFLINDVVMSGISISINQRSQFSEKIDTNGMASVIDELKRNNNL from the coding sequence ATGAATCTTATTAAGTTCTTAACCATTTTTATTGTAATCTCCTCAAGTGCTTACGCGAATTGTATAGGGCACAAAACTTTTGTGCTTGCCATGAAGCAGCAAGTAGACAACACGTCTATGAAAGGGAATAGAAAAAATCTAGAACATGTACAAGAAGAACTTCTGAAAATTATTCAGAATAATATTGACCTCAAAGGAATATCTCGATTTGTCATAGGGAAATATTGGAATTTATCTACTCAGAAAGAAAAAGAAGAGTTTCTAAAAGAATATGAAGTATATCTCGCGCGCTTGTGCGCTAAAATTTTGTATAAATACATAAATAATAGTGAAATGATCATAATGAGTACAAAAGCAGTTGACGATGAAACTTGTCTGATAGGAACAAGATTTTCTTATGGTGATGAGGAATTTACAAATATTGACTTTAAAGTTACTAAAAGTGACAGTTCTTTCTTAATAAACGATGTTGTAATGAGTGGAATAAGTATTTCTATTAATCAACGTTCTCAATTTAGTGAAAAGATCGACACGAATGGCATGGCAAGTGTAATAGATGAATTAAAACGTAACAATAATTTATGA
- a CDS encoding O-methyltransferase — MRHNFSRKSLYIRSLFAKEYKKVEEHCTLDKKQRIQITPEEGKLLNLFIKIHKVKSIVEIGTLYGYSSICMVKALPKDGHIYTIENNPQHSRIAKKNFSAFNLSDKITLIEGDALEKINELSAKAPFDMIFIDADKSSYPKYLDWAESYIKQDGLIVADNTLLFDTVFLESPPKEVSEKSWHAMREFNDRLSDEKKYFSILIPTDEGMTVALKLTQVKNQGQRNV, encoded by the coding sequence ATGCGTCATAACTTTAGCAGAAAATCGTTGTACATAAGAAGCTTATTTGCAAAAGAGTATAAAAAAGTAGAAGAACATTGTACTCTTGATAAGAAACAACGTATTCAAATCACTCCTGAAGAAGGAAAATTATTAAATTTATTTATCAAAATCCATAAAGTTAAAAGCATAGTTGAAATTGGCACGTTATATGGTTATTCGTCAATTTGTATGGTAAAAGCTTTACCGAAAGATGGTCATATATATACAATAGAAAATAATCCTCAACACTCAAGAATAGCAAAAAAAAATTTTAGTGCTTTTAATCTAAGTGATAAAATTACTCTAATAGAAGGTGATGCACTGGAAAAAATTAATGAATTATCAGCAAAGGCACCATTTGACATGATATTCATCGATGCTGATAAAAGTAGTTATCCTAAGTATTTAGATTGGGCAGAGTCATACATTAAACAAGATGGGCTAATCGTTGCAGATAACACTCTATTATTTGATACAGTATTTTTAGAATCTCCTCCAAAAGAAGTATCAGAAAAGTCATGGCATGCTATGAGAGAGTTTAATGATAGATTGTCAGATGAAAAAAAATATTTCTCCATATTGATTCCTACTGACGAAGGAATGACTGTAGCTTTAAAACTAACGCAAGTTAAAAATCAAGGTCAGCGTAATGTCTAG
- a CDS encoding glutathione S-transferase family protein, which produces MILYHFPLCPFSRKVRALLKEKKLSCDLVYENPWEKRNEFMEINPIGQVPVLIDNNFVIADSNAICEYIEETYNSDVKLLGSSTIIKSKIRALINWFDSKFYNEVTKYIMNEKVITNRSPDSRFLHAAQHNLPCHMEYIEHLINKNVWLATDKFTLADITLASHISIIDYVNSFPWEKSKILKEWYSIVKSRPCFREILLERVFGLTPPRHYADLDF; this is translated from the coding sequence ATGATTTTATATCATTTTCCTCTTTGTCCGTTTTCACGAAAAGTTAGAGCTCTTCTCAAGGAAAAAAAGCTGAGTTGTGATTTGGTATATGAAAATCCATGGGAAAAGCGGAATGAATTCATGGAGATCAATCCAATCGGACAAGTACCAGTATTAATAGATAATAACTTTGTAATAGCGGATAGTAATGCCATTTGTGAATATATAGAAGAGACTTACAATAGTGACGTCAAATTACTTGGTTCATCAACTATTATTAAGTCTAAAATACGCGCTTTAATCAATTGGTTCGATAGCAAATTTTACAATGAAGTTACTAAGTATATTATGAATGAAAAAGTAATTACTAACCGCAGCCCTGACTCTAGATTTCTTCATGCAGCTCAGCATAACCTGCCTTGCCATATGGAATACATCGAACACTTAATTAACAAGAACGTTTGGCTTGCAACCGATAAGTTCACTTTAGCCGATATTACTTTAGCATCACATATTTCTATAATAGACTACGTAAATAGTTTCCCATGGGAAAAAAGTAAGATTTTAAAAGAATGGTACTCCATTGTTAAATCAAGGCCTTGTTTTCGCGAAATATTATTAGAGAGAGTTTTTGGCTTAACTCCCCCTAGACATTACGCTGACCTTGATTTTTAA
- a CDS encoding thioredoxin domain-containing protein encodes MIFRLLFLLIFISVSSYAAIEQNLPNTQKTDEITSKELLSLLPDDKLLGDPKAPILMIEYASLTCYHCSLFHKKVFPKIKEKYIDTGKMLYIFRHFPLDYRGLKAAMLSYCYEKEEDYFNFNKAVFNAIDSWNYSNFSDLTILQKIAALSNLKQDVFNQCINDKKMMDKIINDKSLAINKLDITATPVFIIKLNDDKSYVENGKIKHEGYRELEYFTNVIDELYGKAIVK; translated from the coding sequence ATGATTTTTAGATTATTGTTCTTACTTATTTTTATAAGTGTTAGTTCTTATGCAGCTATTGAACAAAACTTACCCAACACTCAAAAAACTGATGAAATAACATCAAAAGAACTACTGTCACTACTGCCTGATGATAAATTATTAGGTGATCCAAAAGCACCAATTTTAATGATAGAATATGCTTCGCTCACTTGTTATCACTGTTCTCTTTTTCATAAGAAAGTTTTTCCTAAAATCAAAGAAAAGTACATAGATACAGGTAAGATGTTATACATATTCCGTCATTTTCCTCTAGATTACAGAGGATTAAAAGCTGCAATGCTAAGTTATTGCTATGAAAAAGAAGAAGACTATTTTAATTTTAACAAAGCTGTGTTTAATGCAATAGACTCGTGGAACTACTCTAATTTTAGTGATTTAACTATACTACAAAAAATTGCTGCACTAAGCAATTTGAAGCAAGATGTATTTAACCAATGCATTAATGATAAAAAGATGATGGACAAAATTATAAATGATAAATCACTTGCAATTAATAAACTTGATATCACAGCTACTCCTGTATTCATCATCAAGCTTAACGATGACAAATCATATGTAGAGAATGGTAAAATCAAACATGAAGGGTATAGAGAGCTGGAATACTTCACTAATGTAATAGATGAGTTATATGGAAAAGCTATAGTGAAGTAA
- a CDS encoding DUF2671 domain-containing protein — MSYNIANEVETLSKKSNNNEGVKLLHNPAYREKYKERFNEAQKKVMDMVQFYDGTIVLIENKIAMYYYAWHSKKREFERKKQQTVSKNNDSA; from the coding sequence ATGTCTTATAACATTGCTAACGAAGTTGAAACGTTAAGCAAGAAATCTAATAATAATGAAGGAGTGAAATTACTGCACAATCCAGCTTATCGCGAGAAGTACAAAGAACGCTTTAACGAAGCTCAGAAAAAAGTTATGGATATGGTCCAATTTTATGATGGAACGATAGTATTAATAGAGAATAAAATTGCTATGTATTATTATGCTTGGCACAGTAAAAAAAGAGAGTTTGAGCGTAAAAAGCAACAAACAGTATCAAAAAATAATGATTCAGCATAG
- a CDS encoding bifunctional folylpolyglutamate synthase/dihydrofolate synthase, translated as MIYMPHWPKPIGSRPKDFSLDRIKSFLNKLGNPEKKIPPIIHIAGTNGKGSTLSFIRYIMQAAGYKVHTYTSPHLVNFNERIVVAGNDIDDSELHNSLEECRIAVAEQPITLFEAATTAAFLAFSRHKADITLVEVGLGGRLDATNVIDNPILTIITSIALDHTEYLGPTVETIAGEKAGIMKPNVPCVIAPQEKSIMNTLEQHAINKKSPLYRGGFEWNCEKQNNRMVFQSAIQSIEFSLPSLKGEHQIINAGNAIAACSILSGKYGFDIGEEDIASGLQSTYWPARLESIKEGNLISLLPQDWQLFLDGAHNNDGARVLAKWVKDNFAEGIYMIFGVTRNRNVAEFLEHLKPYIKLLCAICVKSEPKATSTDLIREGAHNIGINAIECESIRDAISNHILKASIQNVKTILICGSLFLARDLSMENSYQLIQEQ; from the coding sequence ATGATATACATGCCTCATTGGCCTAAGCCGATTGGCAGTAGGCCAAAGGATTTTTCTCTTGATCGCATAAAAAGTTTTCTAAATAAACTGGGTAATCCCGAGAAAAAAATACCGCCAATAATTCACATAGCTGGCACTAATGGCAAAGGATCAACACTATCCTTTATAAGATATATAATGCAAGCAGCAGGGTATAAAGTTCATACGTACACTTCTCCACATTTAGTGAATTTTAATGAGAGAATAGTTGTTGCAGGCAATGATATCGATGATAGTGAATTACATAACTCACTGGAAGAATGCCGTATAGCAGTCGCAGAACAACCCATCACTCTATTTGAAGCCGCAACGACTGCAGCCTTCTTAGCTTTTTCTCGTCATAAAGCTGATATTACTTTAGTTGAAGTGGGTCTGGGTGGAAGGCTTGATGCAACAAATGTTATAGATAATCCGATTCTAACGATCATCACTTCCATTGCACTTGACCATACAGAATATCTTGGTCCTACCGTAGAAACCATAGCAGGTGAAAAGGCTGGAATAATGAAACCTAATGTTCCTTGCGTAATAGCACCACAAGAAAAATCTATAATGAACACGCTAGAACAACACGCAATAAACAAAAAATCTCCCTTATATAGAGGAGGATTTGAGTGGAATTGCGAAAAACAGAATAACAGAATGGTCTTTCAATCGGCTATTCAATCAATAGAATTTTCTTTGCCATCTTTAAAGGGTGAACACCAAATAATCAATGCAGGAAACGCCATTGCAGCATGTAGCATTTTGAGTGGAAAATATGGATTTGATATTGGAGAAGAGGACATTGCTTCAGGTTTACAAAGCACTTATTGGCCTGCGCGGCTAGAGTCTATAAAAGAAGGTAATTTAATTTCTTTATTACCACAAGATTGGCAATTATTTCTAGATGGTGCACACAACAATGATGGTGCCAGAGTGTTAGCTAAGTGGGTAAAAGACAATTTTGCTGAAGGTATCTATATGATCTTTGGTGTTACTCGTAACAGAAACGTCGCAGAGTTCTTAGAGCACTTAAAGCCATATATCAAACTACTATGCGCGATTTGTGTTAAATCTGAACCTAAAGCAACAAGTACAGATTTAATTAGAGAAGGAGCTCATAATATAGGAATCAATGCTATCGAATGTGAATCAATCAGAGATGCTATATCAAATCACATACTAAAAGCTTCTATACAAAACGTCAAAACCATACTAATCTGTGGCTCGCTATTTTTAGCCAGAGATTTGAGTATGGAGAATAGCTATCAATTAATCCAAGAACAATAA
- a CDS encoding type II toxin-antitoxin system RatA family toxin, giving the protein MLHQYKEQGVFFCSSHEIFQVVIDVEKYPDFVPWCKAVYIKEKTDSQMIVDLLAAFHGIKGSYTSEVTFLSPNGANKSWIKAVSSNGIFKHLYNEWKFTPIDESKTMVEFYIKFEFKSNLFSALLNSVYKYTQSKIIAAFKDRVESVAEKKLS; this is encoded by the coding sequence ATGTTACACCAATATAAAGAACAAGGTGTTTTTTTCTGTTCATCTCATGAGATATTTCAAGTTGTAATTGACGTTGAGAAGTATCCTGATTTTGTTCCTTGGTGCAAAGCTGTTTATATAAAAGAAAAAACTGATAGCCAAATGATTGTGGACCTCCTTGCAGCTTTTCATGGCATTAAAGGAAGTTACACATCAGAAGTGACCTTTCTTTCTCCAAATGGAGCAAATAAAAGTTGGATAAAAGCTGTGTCGTCAAATGGAATATTTAAACATTTATACAACGAATGGAAATTCACTCCTATAGATGAAAGTAAAACTATGGTAGAGTTCTATATAAAGTTTGAATTTAAATCCAATTTGTTTTCCGCCTTATTAAACTCAGTTTATAAATACACACAAAGTAAAATAATTGCTGCATTTAAAGACAGAGTAGAAAGTGTTGCCGAGAAAAAGTTATCTTGA